TGCCATGCAACTCACTCAGCGGTCTTCGAATGTGCGCATCAGTTCGGGCGTTCCCCGACTCGATGAGATGTGCGGCGGTGGTTTCTTCAAAGACTCGATCATCCTGGCCACCGGAGCCACGGGTACTGGCAAGACGCTGCTTGTCTCGAATTTCATCGAGGATGCTTGCCGCAACAAAGAACGCGCCATCCTGTTTGCCTACGAGGAATCGCGAGCCCAGCTGCTCCGCAACGGCACCAGCTGGGGTATTGATTTCGAACAGATGGAGCAGGACGGACTACTCAAGATCATCTGCGCCTATCCGGAATCGACTGGCCTCGAGGATCACCTGCAGATCATCAAGACGGAGATCAGTCAGTTCAAGCCTTCGCGGATGGCGATTGACTCCTTGTCCGCCTTGGCGCGCGGTGTCAGCCACAATGCCTTCCGTCAATTCGTGATCGGTGTGACCGGATATGCGAAACAGGAAGAAATCGCCGGTTTCTTCACGAACACCTCAGAGGAGTTCATGGGCAGCCATTCGATCACTGATTCCCATATCTCCACCATCACCGACACGATTTTGCTGTTGCAGTATGTGGAGATCCGTGGAGAAATGGCCCGTGCCGTCAATGTGTTCAAGATGCGTGGTTCCTGGCATGACAAGGGCATCCGTGAGTTCGTGATCACCGGCAACGGTCCGCAGATCAAGGATTCCTTCTCCAACTTTGAGCGGATCATCTCCGGGGTGCCCAATCGGGTCAGCAGTGATGAGCGCAGTGAGCTCTCGCGCATCGCCCGCGGCGTGGCTCCCGACGCCTGATCAGCTTTCTGTGTTCGGCGTCAAAGCAAGGCGTTCTTCGTCACTCTGGCGCTCAGCTCTCCACCTCAATTCCTCAGGATCTTCCTGAGCCAGCGGAAGCTCAAACCAGAATGTGGTGCCAACGTCAGGCTCACTGGCCATTGAGATCATGCTGCCGTGTTTTTCGAGGATGCCTCGAACGATCGACAGTCCTAGGCCAGTGCCGACCTCGGTGTGAACAGCATTCTCAACCCGGTAAAAGCGCTCAAAGATGCGTTGCTGGCTTTCTTCACTGATGCCATAGCCGGTGTCACAGACCTCAACCCGGATCTTCGGCAGTGGTGAACTCAGGATGCAGGTGGGCCCATCGTTGCTGTGGATTTCTGCTTCTGAAGGTGTCATCTGACAGCTGTCTGGCCAGGTGTAAGCCCTGACCGTTAATCGCCCGCCGCTGCGACTGAACTTCAGAGCATTGCCGATCAGATTGTCGAGCACCTGCAGGATCAGGTCCCAATTGCCTAGAACATCGGGGAGGTCGCGGTCGGCTTCCAGGCTCAGTTCAACCTGCTTGTCGCTTGCGTTGAGTTGATAGCTGCGCAGGGCTTGCTCCAGGCCAGGACGGAGATCGACCGGAGAAAACTGCACAACGCGATTGGATTCCAGCCTGGATAGATCGAGAACGTCGTTCACCAGGCGGGTGAGGCGATCTGTCTCTGAATTGGCGACTCCAAGAAATTCTTTTCGATCCTCTTCACTGAGCTGGTCTCCCATGTCGTGGAGAGTCTCCACGTAACTCTTGATGTTGAACAACGGTGTGCGCAGTTCGTGGGAGACGTTGCTGATGAAACGGCTCTGAGCGGCATTCAGCTCCACTTCCCTCGTCAGATCCTGGATGGTGACGGCGATACCCTTGAGGGTGTCGCCGCTTGGCTCGCGAACCGCCTGGATCACGAAACGCAGGGTCCTCGGTGGATCGCCAACACTGCTACGCAGCTCATTGGTGTCGGTTTGCTTGGAGAACACAGCATCGAGCGGTTCATGCAGTTCAACGGACAGCAGTTCCGGCAGCTCATTGAGAAAGTCCTGGCCTTCGAGATTGCGACCTTCCCAGCGGAACAAGCGTCGCGCCGTCGGGTTGACGAGCACGATTCGGCCATCACCATCTAGCAAGACCGCGCCGTCCGCCATGGTGGCGATCAGCGACGCCTGCTTGACCTGAGCAGCCTGTAATTCTTCGATGTTCGCGGCGTCATAGTCCTGCAGCTGAGAAGCCATGGCGTTGAAGCCATCCAACAGTTCTCCCAATTCGCCACCCATCGGCAGGCCGATGCGAGCACGGAAGTCACCATCACCAATGGATCGGACGCCTCTCAATAGCTCCTTGACCGGACGGGTGATGGTCAGTGCGTTGAAAACAGCGCCCAGAATCACCAGAACCCAGATGGAGATGAACACCGCCACCGTGACCTCACGGGTGAGGGCTGCGCTGGCCAGAGCGGTTTCATTGGGGTTCACACCCAGAGCCAATACGCCCAGGTAGTTGTTGTTCTCCACCAACGGCACGAACACATCCGTGACCTGACCCTGGGGAGTCATGTGCTGGCGGACCAGCGGATTCTGGGTGCGGTTGCGCAGTTCATCCGGCAGTTCCAGACGCCGGCTCAGGCGCAGATCCTCGTTGCTGGCGTCGTCACTGCCGCTGACGGGTATCCCCAGGTAGACAATGCCATCCGGATCAGCGAAAAAGATGTAGCGCAGACTTCTGCTCGAACGCCAGAAGGTCTCTGTGACGTTGGCGAGTTCGCGGTCCCGTCCTTCCGCCACCAGCTCGCTGACATTCCCGGCCAGCAGCAGGCCCAGATCCCTGGCATAACGCGTGTCATTCATTGCCGTGTCGCGCTGAATGCCGTTCAGCGCGAAGAAGGTGATGCCCGTCATCATTAGGCTCACCACAAGGGTTGCCACGGCCAGCAGTTTGGTCTGAAGGCTGAATTCGGCCCACCAGGAGCGAGCCTGCGGCCACAAACCTCTTGCGGTTGTTTCCTCAGCTCCGGCGCTTGGAGTTGCCCATTCCGCCGGGGCCTCTTTTTGAGCCGTGGCTGGATCGCTGGCCATTCCGCCGGAGCACATCAACCGAGACTAGGACCGGCGCACCTGATGACCGATGTCGCGGCGGAACTGCATCCCGTTGAAACGCACCAATTCGAGGCCTGCATAGGCGCTGGCGAAGGCCTGATCAAAGTCCGCCGCCTGGGCGACCTGGGTCAGAACTCTTCCGCCGGCAGTCTTCACCGTGCCATCGGCCTGACGACATGTGCCGGCATGAAACAGTTGCCGTTGCCTGTCGGGATCCGACTGCAGCTGGATCACATCCCCTTTGCGTGGAGTCTCGGGATAGCCCTCAGCGGCGGCGACAACACAAGCGCTGCACATGCTGGCAATCGACAGTTCGGGTGCCAGGTCTAAACACCCGAGGGCGCAGGCCTGCAGAACCGTTGCGAGTTCTGGACCCATCAAGGGCATCAGGGTCTGGCATTCAGGATCACCGAAGCGACAGTTGAATTCGATCACCTGTGGACCTTCCGGGGTCAGCATGAGGCCGGCATAGATCACGCCTCTGTACTGGATTCCCTGATCCCTCAGTGCTTGCAGGGTGGGTTCGAGCACAAGCTGCTGAACCCGCTGGAGTCCGGCTTCATCAAGCAACGGAGCGGGTGCATAGGCGCCCATGCCCCCGGTATTCGGTCCCCTGTCGCCCTCGAGCAACCTTTTGTGGTCTTGGGCTGGCGGCAGCAGCACCATGCGCTCGCCATCGCATAAGGCGAAAACAGACACTTCAGGACCTTGCAGGCGTTCCTCCAGAACCAGCCGTTCGCCTGCGGAGCCGAAGCGTCCGGCAAAGGCGTCACGGATCGCCGCTGCGGTTTCTTCGAATGTTTCGGCGACGGTGACTCCCTTGCCGGCAGCCAGGCCATCGGCTTTCACCACCAGTGGCCGTTGAAGCTGTTCCAGTAGCTCAAGCCCTTCGCTGACGCTGGCGACGGTCCAGTGGCCAGCGGTGGGGATTCCAGCTTCCCACATCAAAGCCTTGGCCCAGGCCTTGCTCGCCTCAAGCTGGGCTCCATCGGCGCTGGGGCCAAACACGGCCAGTCCTGCATCGCGCAAACGGTCGGCTAACCCAGCGGCAAGGGGGGCTTCTGGTCCGATCACAACGAGATCGATTGCTTGCTCCAGGCAGGCTTTGAGCAGGCCCTCGGCATCCTGTTCCCCAATCCCCAGCGACTTGCAGTCGTCGAGGTCGACGGTCCCTCCGTTTCCCGGAGTGACCCATACAGCCTCCACTCCTGGGCAGCGGCGTAAGGCCCAGGCCAGAGACTGTTCACGGCCACCACCGCCCACCACGAGCAGATGTCGGAGCGGTGGGAGGGGCTGAGGACGGGAGCTGGAATGGGCCATGGAGGCAAGCGTTTCGGGCGGAGGCCCTTAGGTTTGAACGTCGCTCCGCTGTTGTTGATGGCGGAGAGATCGTTCCATCTTTGTTGAACGCCTTCCGGCCCATGGGTTTGCTCCCCCTGCCTCTGACACTTCTTTTGGCGGTGGTGCCTGGCTCCGAAGCGCCAGGTTCCTCGGTGTCGCTCCAATCCTCAGGGCCCATGCTTCAGGAGTCCTTCGAGACCGTTCTGATCGAAGGAGGTATCCCTGAGTTGAAGTTGGCTTGCGAGGAGTCGGCCAGCTTTGGTCTCAATGAACGTCTCCAGTTGCTGCGTGATCGGCTCATGCTGGTTGCTCCTGCACCGCAGCGTTTTGATGTGGTGATGGCCAATGCCAGGGCTCTGATGTCCTGCAAGGCGCCGGACAGTGCCCAAGTGGTTCTCAGTCGCTATGGCCCCGGTCCCGGTCGCCGAAGGCGGGAATGGCTGCTGCTGTCCTGGCAGGCTGCCAGTGCGGCATTGGATCAGGAGCGCATTGTTCTGGCTCTGCTGCGTCTGGCGGAAGGAGACCTCACCAGGCTCGATGCTGAGCAGCTTGTCGTGGGTCTGGATGAGCAAGGACTGCCCTTAACTCGCTCAGCTCTTGACCTTCTGGCAGAAGCGCAGATCGCCTCCGGGCAGCCCGAGCAGGCTGTGATCACCCTGCTTGCGGGCCGAACGCCAGGTGTGATCGCAGCACGTCGTCTTGGTCTCGCTGCAGAGCTGCTGGATGTGATGGAGTCCGAACGCAGTGTGTCTCTGATCGAGGCGGCTCTCGATCAGGCCGCGGCGGAGCAGGCCTGGAACCAGGCGGAGGACTTGCTGCGGCTGCAGCTGCGTCTGGAGCTTGCCAGCGGCGGCAGCGGTGAACGTCCCCGCGAACGCTTGCAGCGACTGGCAACCAGGCTGGATGATCGCTTCACACTGCTGGATCTCGATCAGGATCTGCCGGGAGGGTCGCTGGAGCAACAACAGCAACTTCAGCAGGAACTGCGCTCGCCAAGGGCACCGGGTGGCCATGCCGCGCTGGGAGAATCACCAGCACCTGAAGCCGGCGCGACCGGCGTCAACGAGCAGCCATGACCATTTCTCACGGCGACCTTCTTTACGAAGGCAAAGCCAAGCGCATTTATGCAGGCTCAAGCGACCAGCAGGTGCTGGTGGAGTTCAAGAACGACGCCACTGCATTCAACGCTCAGAAGAAGGCTCAGCTGGATGACAAGGGGCGTCTCAACTGCCTGATCTCAGCCTGTCTGTTCGAGTTGCTGGAGCGAGAGGGAATCCCCACGCATTACTGCGGAATCGCTGAGGAAACCTGGATGCTTGTCCAGCGCGTCGAGGTGATTCCAGTTGAGGTTGTGTTGCGCAACATCGCCACCGGATCGCTCTGTCGCGAGACGCCGATCGCCCAGGGCACAGCACTTGAACCGGCTCTGCTTGACCTCTATTACAAAGATGACGGCCTGGGTGATCCGTTGCTGACGGATGCACGCCTGGAACTTTTGGGTCTGGTCTCCAGAGAGCTGCGGGGGCGGATCGAGTCATTGGCCAGGAAGGTGAATTCCGTGCTGATTCCTTTTTTCAGGAGTGTCGACCTGCAGCTGGTTGATTTCAAGCTGGAGCTTGGACTGAATGCCACAGGTGAGCTGCTTGTTGCTGATGAGATCAGTCCTGACACGTGTCGACTCTGGGATCTGTCCTGCATGGATGCGGAGAAACGCATTCTCGACAAGGACCGCTTCCGGAAGGATTTGGGCGGTGTGATCGAGGCCTACGGGGAGGTCTGCAAACGGGTACAAGGGGCCTGCCCGACACCCCGCAACTGCAGTTAAGTTCACCGACGTTTGTGGCCGGCACGGCCGACTTCCGTCTCCCCAATGGTCGCTTTCTCCTCCAGCCGAACCAAGAACGCCGTTCGGCGAGGTGCCGTGGGATTTGCCCTCGCCCTTCCATTGATCAGCGGCCTGCCGGGGCAAGCCCAGGCTGAGCCTGATGGGACTGAGATCGAAGCTGCTCAGGCTGAAGAGATCCAGGTGGATGTTGAAGCAGAAGCAGTTGAGGCAGAGGGCGTTGAGGCAGAAGCAGTCGAGGCAGAGGGTGTTGAGGCAGAGCTGACCGAGGAGCAGATCGACGTTGAGCAGATCGAGGTCACCCCTGCCCCGGCCGCAACTCCCGTTGCCGAGCCGATTGACGAGGGGCCACAACAGCCCAGGGTGTTGATCACTGAGGTGATCATTGAGGGCATCGATGGACATCCAGAGCAGGAACGTCTCGAGCTCGCGGCCTATGACGCCATGCGTGTGCGCCCTGGCAGCAGGGTGACGAGAGAGGAACTGAAGCTTGATCTCGATGCGATCTACGCCACGGGATGGTTCTCAGACGTGCGAATTGAGCCGATCAACGGTCCGCTGGGTGTGCAACTGGCGGTGCAGGTGGTTCCCAACCCGGTGATGACCCAGGTTGTTCTTGAGCCTGAAGACAACAAGATCGAACCTCAGGTGATTGAGGACACCTTCAGTTCCGATTACGGCCGCACGCTCAACCTCAATGAGCTGCAGCTGCGCATGAAAGAGCTGCAGAAGTGGTACGCCGATCAGGGTTATTCACTGGCCCGTGTTAGCGGACCCACCAGGGTGAGTCCTGATGGGGTGGTGCAGCTGAAGGTGCTGATCGGCACCGTGGCCGGTGTCGAGGTCAAATTCATCAACAAGGAAGGGGAGGACACCAATGAGAAAGGAGAGCCGATCAAGGGCAAGACCAAGCCGTGGGTGGTGAGCAGGGAAATCTCCATCAAGCCCGGGGAACCTTTCAACCGCACCCAGCTTGAGAGCGACATCCGTCGTTTGTATGGCACATCGCTGTTCAGTGATGTGAAGGTGACCTTGCAGCCTGTCACTGGTGAGCCAGGCTTCATCACCATCGTTCTGGGCATCGTCGAGCAGTCCACTGGCTCGCTCTCAGGTGGTCTCGGCTACAGCCAGAGTCAGGGTGTCTTTGGCCAGCTCCAGCTTTCCGACAGCAATCTGTTCGGTCGTGCCTGGGACCTGGCACTGAACTTCACCTACGGTCAGTTCGGTGGACTTGCGAACCTCACGTTCTCCGATCCCTGGATTAAAGGAGACAACCATCGCACCTCCTTCCGGACCTCCTTCTTCCTTAGCCGGGAAGTTCCTCAGGTCTTCCAAAGTCAGGACGATGGAGATATTGTTGCTCTGAATGATTACTTTGATAACGACTCATCTAAGACCTATTCCATTAGCTCCAGCAATAATCCCGCTGGAAGCAAATTTGATAATGTTGATGAGGCAAATGATGAGTTTTCTGATACCAGCTGGTTTGATTTTGAGGGCGATTCAATCGCTTTGGAGCGTATTGGCGGAAATGTGATTTTTGCTCGTCCGCTCAATGGCGGCGATCCTTTCAAGAAGGTGCCCTGGCAGGTATTGGCTGGACTGAATCTTCAGGCTGTCCGTCCCATCAACTATGCGGGTGAGACAAGGCCTTACGGCATCGCCAGCAGAAGAATCAAAAACGATCGTGTCAACAAGGATGAGGTGATTTGTACCGCCTTCAATTGCGCTGATCAGAACACGCTCGCCAGTATTCGGGTCGCAACCACTTACAGCACACTGAATGATGGTCGGAATCCGACCTCAGGTAATTTCTTCAGTTTCGGTACGGAACAATATCTCTCTGTTGGAGAGAACTCTCCGACCTTCAACCGCATCCGCACCAGCTACACCCATTTCATTCCTGTCAAGTGGCTGAAGATCGCCAAGGGCTGTCGCCCCAAGGAGGGTGAACCGGAGAATTGTCCTCAGGCTCTGGCCTTCCAGATCAAGGCAGGCACCGTGATCGGTCAGTTGCCCCCTTATGAAGCCTTCTGTCTGGGTGGATCTAACTCGGTTCGCGGCTGGTTCGACTGTGATCTGGCTGTCGGGCGCAGTTTCGGCGAAGCAACCATTGAGTACCGCTTCCCTATCTTCAGCATCTTCCAGGGCGAAGTGTTCATCGATGCAGGTACCGATTTCGGATCCCAGGCCAATGTCCCCGGCAAACCAGGTGAGCTGCTCGACAAACCAGGTTCGGGTGTCTCTCCAGGTATTGGTGTGATCGTCACCACACCTGTAGGACCTCTGCGTCTGGAGGTGGCCAGCCAAAACTTCACGGGAGAGTACCGCTTCAATCTGGGCGTCGGCTGGAAGTTCTGATGGTCCTGTGGCCTCATGATTACGACGGAGCCTGGACCCTTGAGGGTCCGGCCCGACGCAGCGGCATTGGCCTGCACAGCGGTGAAGAGGTCTCAGTCACCCTGCAGCCTTCGACCCAGCCGGGCGTCTGGGTGAGCTGGCCAACAAACGGCGGCGACCCGCTCAGACTGGAGCCTTCCCAGGTGCGTGACAGCCCGCTGTGCACCACTCTCGAGCTGGGTGACCGAAAGCTCGCCACGGTGGAACATCTGCTTGCTGCTATCGCCGGGTGCGGTCTCACCCATGTGCATCTCGAAGTTGAAGGCAGGGAGATTCCTCTTTTGGATGGCTCCTCCCAGGGATGGGTGGAAGCCATCGCCGAGGCAGGCCTTGCCCCGGCATCAACACCTGCTCCGGCTAGGCCGCAGCTGCGGCAGCCGATCGCTCTGCATCGCGGCAGCAGTGTGATCACCGCCACGCCAGCTGAGCAGTTCACGCTGGTGGGCGTGATTGATTTCCCCCAGCCGGCCATCGGTCGTCAGCAATGTGCACTGGCACTGACGCCGGACAGTTTCGTGGCGGAGATCGCTCCGGCTCGCACCTTCGGCTTCCGTGAGCAGGTGGATCAACTGCGTGCAGCGGGGCTGATTCAGGGTGGTGCCCTTGATAACGCTCTGGTCTGTGATGGCGACCACTGGCTGAATCCACCCCTGCGCTATCCCGATGAACCGGTGCGCCATAAGCTTCTTGACCTGATCGGTGATCTGGCGCTTGTGGGTTTTCCGCGGGCGCAGGTGCTGGTCTACCGCGGCTCCCATGGTCTGCACACCGACCTGGCAGCGGCCCTGGCCGATCGATCCAATGCTCAGCCCTGAACCGATTTGACTTCCTCCTCCGCCACCGCCGCAGCCCAGCCTCTGCTCACTGCGGAGCAGATCATGGGACTGCTTCCCCACCGCTATCCCTTTGCGCTTGTGGATCGTGTTCTGGAGCATGTGCCCGGTGAAAAAGCTGTGGCCATCAAGAACATCACCCTCAATGAGCCTCAGTTCCAGGGCCATTTCCCTGGACGTCCGTTAATGCCTGGAGTGTTGATCGTGGAGGCCATGGCGCAGGTGGGTGGTCTGATCGTCACCCAGATGCCCGATCTTCCCAAAGGTCTTTTTGTTTTTGCCGGTATCGATGGCGTGCGCTTCCGCCGTCCGGTGATCCCCGGTGACCAGCTGCTGATCACCTGCGAGCTGCTGAGTCTCAAACGCAAGCGGTTTGGCAAGGTGAAGGCTGAGGCCACGGTGGATGGTCAACTGGTCTGCTCCGGGGAGCTCATGTTCTCGCTGGTTGACTGACCATGATGAGTGAACAGCGATCCCCCGCCGTGACTGCTGAGGACCGTCCTCCCCAGATTCATCCGCTTGCGGCAGTCGATTCCCGGGCCGAGCTTGCCACTGGTGTGGTGATTGGCCCTGGTGCCGTTGTGGGTCCTGATGTTCGCATTGGCCCTCATACCTGGGTCGGGCCCCACGCGGTGCTGGACGGTCGACTCATCATTGGCGAACACAACAAGATTTTTCCGGGTGCCTGCCTCGGGCTCGAGCCTCAGGATCTCAAGTACAAAGGCGCTCCGACAGAGGTGGTGATCGGCAATCACAACACCATCCGTGAATGCGTCACGATCAACCGGGCCACCGATGAGGGAGAGCAGACCCGCATCGGCGACCACAACCTGTTAATGGCCTACTGCCATCTGGGGCACAACTGTCTTCTGGGCAACGGCATCGTGATGTCCAACAGCATCCAGGTTGCCGGGCATGTTCTGATCGAGGACAAGGCAGTGATAGGTGGATGCCTGGGGATTCACCAGTTCGTTCAGATCGGCGGAATGGCCATGGTTGGAGGCATGACAAGGGTGGACCGGGATGTGCCTCCCTACTGCCTCGTTGAGGGCCACCCCGGAAGGGTGCGAGGCCTCAATCGCGTGGGTCTGCGCAGGCGGGGCCTTGATCGCAAGGATCAGGGGCAGGAAATCAAGCAGCTTCAGGACATCTGGTCGCTGCTCTATCGCTCGGACCATGTGATTGCTGAAGGTCTGCGTCTTGCTCGTGAGCAGCCCCTGATGCCTCTGGCCGATCATCTCTGCTCTTTCCTCGAGGGATCGATCAGTCAGGGAAGGCGTGGCCCCATGCCTGCTGTCGGTGGTCGCTGATGGTGCGTGTGCTGATCAGCACCGGTGAGGTGTCTGGTGATCTTCAGGGAAGTCTTCTGGTGCAGGCCTTGCATCGGCAGGCTCGTTTGAGGAGCCTTGATCTTGAGGTGCTGGCCCTGGGGGGACCACGCATGCATGCAGCTGGCGCGGAACTTCTTGCCGATACGGCTCCACTGGGCTCGATCGGTCTTCTGGAGCACCTTCCACAGGTTGTCCCCACCTTGAAGCTGCAGTCGAGGGTCAACAGGGAACTCAGTGCTCGGCCCCCTGATGCAGTGGTGCTGATTGACTACATGGGCGCCAATGTGCGTCTCGGCAAGCGTCTGCGCCGCAAGTTGCCGCAGGTTCCCATTACCTACTACATCGCTCCTCAGGAATGGGCATGGCGCATGAATGACAAAGGCACAAGCAGCCTTCTGTCCTTCACTGATCGCATTCTTGCGATCTTCCCGGAGGAAGCATCCTTCTATGCATCCCATGGTGCGCAGGTCACCTGGGTTGGCCATCCTCTGCTCGATCTTGCTGGCCGCAATCCTGACCGTGCTGAAGCCTGTCGCCAGCTCGGCCTTGATCCGAAGGAACGCTTGCTGCTGCTGATGCCTGCATCCAGGCCGCAGGAGTTGCGCTATCTGATGCCCGTGCTCGCGGAGGTGGCGGCACGTCTGCAGGCAAGAGATCCGAAGCTGATGGTGATGGTGCCGGCAGGTCTCAGTCGTTTTGAGCGTGAACTTCAGGAGGCGCTTGAAGCCGCCGATGTGCGTGGACGGGTCATTCCAGCCGCCGATGCTGATGCCCTCAA
Above is a window of Synechococcus sp. BIOS-E4-1 DNA encoding:
- the kaiC gene encoding circadian clock protein KaiC, translating into MQISSSSGSPQMQVQKLPTGIEGFDDVCQGGLPIGRSTLISGTSGTGKTVFSLHFLHNGVAHFDEPGIFVTFEESPLDILRNAASFGWNLQEMVEQDKLFILDASPDPDGQDVAGSFDLSGLIERINYAIRKYKAKRVAIDSITAVFQQYDAVFVVRREIFRLIARLKEIGVTTVMTTERIDEYGPIARYGVEEFVSDNVVILRNVLEGERRRRTVEILKLRGTTHMKGEFPFTMGAHGISIFPLGAMQLTQRSSNVRISSGVPRLDEMCGGGFFKDSIILATGATGTGKTLLVSNFIEDACRNKERAILFAYEESRAQLLRNGTSWGIDFEQMEQDGLLKIICAYPESTGLEDHLQIIKTEISQFKPSRMAIDSLSALARGVSHNAFRQFVIGVTGYAKQEEIAGFFTNTSEEFMGSHSITDSHISTITDTILLLQYVEIRGEMARAVNVFKMRGSWHDKGIREFVITGNGPQIKDSFSNFERIISGVPNRVSSDERSELSRIARGVAPDA
- a CDS encoding ATP-binding protein, whose translation is MASDPATAQKEAPAEWATPSAGAEETTARGLWPQARSWWAEFSLQTKLLAVATLVVSLMMTGITFFALNGIQRDTAMNDTRYARDLGLLLAGNVSELVAEGRDRELANVTETFWRSSRSLRYIFFADPDGIVYLGIPVSGSDDASNEDLRLSRRLELPDELRNRTQNPLVRQHMTPQGQVTDVFVPLVENNNYLGVLALGVNPNETALASAALTREVTVAVFISIWVLVILGAVFNALTITRPVKELLRGVRSIGDGDFRARIGLPMGGELGELLDGFNAMASQLQDYDAANIEELQAAQVKQASLIATMADGAVLLDGDGRIVLVNPTARRLFRWEGRNLEGQDFLNELPELLSVELHEPLDAVFSKQTDTNELRSSVGDPPRTLRFVIQAVREPSGDTLKGIAVTIQDLTREVELNAAQSRFISNVSHELRTPLFNIKSYVETLHDMGDQLSEEDRKEFLGVANSETDRLTRLVNDVLDLSRLESNRVVQFSPVDLRPGLEQALRSYQLNASDKQVELSLEADRDLPDVLGNWDLILQVLDNLIGNALKFSRSGGRLTVRAYTWPDSCQMTPSEAEIHSNDGPTCILSSPLPKIRVEVCDTGYGISEESQQRIFERFYRVENAVHTEVGTGLGLSIVRGILEKHGSMISMASEPDVGTTFWFELPLAQEDPEELRWRAERQSDEERLALTPNTES
- the purD gene encoding phosphoribosylamine--glycine ligase produces the protein MAHSSSRPQPLPPLRHLLVVGGGGREQSLAWALRRCPGVEAVWVTPGNGGTVDLDDCKSLGIGEQDAEGLLKACLEQAIDLVVIGPEAPLAAGLADRLRDAGLAVFGPSADGAQLEASKAWAKALMWEAGIPTAGHWTVASVSEGLELLEQLQRPLVVKADGLAAGKGVTVAETFEETAAAIRDAFAGRFGSAGERLVLEERLQGPEVSVFALCDGERMVLLPPAQDHKRLLEGDRGPNTGGMGAYAPAPLLDEAGLQRVQQLVLEPTLQALRDQGIQYRGVIYAGLMLTPEGPQVIEFNCRFGDPECQTLMPLMGPELATVLQACALGCLDLAPELSIASMCSACVVAAAEGYPETPRKGDVIQLQSDPDRQRQLFHAGTCRQADGTVKTAGGRVLTQVAQAADFDQAFASAYAGLELVRFNGMQFRRDIGHQVRRS
- the purC gene encoding phosphoribosylaminoimidazolesuccinocarboxamide synthase, with product MTISHGDLLYEGKAKRIYAGSSDQQVLVEFKNDATAFNAQKKAQLDDKGRLNCLISACLFELLEREGIPTHYCGIAEETWMLVQRVEVIPVEVVLRNIATGSLCRETPIAQGTALEPALLDLYYKDDGLGDPLLTDARLELLGLVSRELRGRIESLARKVNSVLIPFFRSVDLQLVDFKLELGLNATGELLVADEISPDTCRLWDLSCMDAEKRILDKDRFRKDLGGVIEAYGEVCKRVQGACPTPRNCS
- a CDS encoding BamA/TamA family outer membrane protein, coding for MVAFSSSRTKNAVRRGAVGFALALPLISGLPGQAQAEPDGTEIEAAQAEEIQVDVEAEAVEAEGVEAEAVEAEGVEAELTEEQIDVEQIEVTPAPAATPVAEPIDEGPQQPRVLITEVIIEGIDGHPEQERLELAAYDAMRVRPGSRVTREELKLDLDAIYATGWFSDVRIEPINGPLGVQLAVQVVPNPVMTQVVLEPEDNKIEPQVIEDTFSSDYGRTLNLNELQLRMKELQKWYADQGYSLARVSGPTRVSPDGVVQLKVLIGTVAGVEVKFINKEGEDTNEKGEPIKGKTKPWVVSREISIKPGEPFNRTQLESDIRRLYGTSLFSDVKVTLQPVTGEPGFITIVLGIVEQSTGSLSGGLGYSQSQGVFGQLQLSDSNLFGRAWDLALNFTYGQFGGLANLTFSDPWIKGDNHRTSFRTSFFLSREVPQVFQSQDDGDIVALNDYFDNDSSKTYSISSSNNPAGSKFDNVDEANDEFSDTSWFDFEGDSIALERIGGNVIFARPLNGGDPFKKVPWQVLAGLNLQAVRPINYAGETRPYGIASRRIKNDRVNKDEVICTAFNCADQNTLASIRVATTYSTLNDGRNPTSGNFFSFGTEQYLSVGENSPTFNRIRTSYTHFIPVKWLKIAKGCRPKEGEPENCPQALAFQIKAGTVIGQLPPYEAFCLGGSNSVRGWFDCDLAVGRSFGEATIEYRFPIFSIFQGEVFIDAGTDFGSQANVPGKPGELLDKPGSGVSPGIGVIVTTPVGPLRLEVASQNFTGEYRFNLGVGWKF
- the lpxC gene encoding UDP-3-O-acyl-N-acetylglucosamine deacetylase, with product MVLWPHDYDGAWTLEGPARRSGIGLHSGEEVSVTLQPSTQPGVWVSWPTNGGDPLRLEPSQVRDSPLCTTLELGDRKLATVEHLLAAIAGCGLTHVHLEVEGREIPLLDGSSQGWVEAIAEAGLAPASTPAPARPQLRQPIALHRGSSVITATPAEQFTLVGVIDFPQPAIGRQQCALALTPDSFVAEIAPARTFGFREQVDQLRAAGLIQGGALDNALVCDGDHWLNPPLRYPDEPVRHKLLDLIGDLALVGFPRAQVLVYRGSHGLHTDLAAALADRSNAQP
- the fabZ gene encoding 3-hydroxyacyl-ACP dehydratase FabZ; the protein is MLTAEQIMGLLPHRYPFALVDRVLEHVPGEKAVAIKNITLNEPQFQGHFPGRPLMPGVLIVEAMAQVGGLIVTQMPDLPKGLFVFAGIDGVRFRRPVIPGDQLLITCELLSLKRKRFGKVKAEATVDGQLVCSGELMFSLVD
- the lpxA gene encoding acyl-ACP--UDP-N-acetylglucosamine O-acyltransferase, translated to MSEQRSPAVTAEDRPPQIHPLAAVDSRAELATGVVIGPGAVVGPDVRIGPHTWVGPHAVLDGRLIIGEHNKIFPGACLGLEPQDLKYKGAPTEVVIGNHNTIRECVTINRATDEGEQTRIGDHNLLMAYCHLGHNCLLGNGIVMSNSIQVAGHVLIEDKAVIGGCLGIHQFVQIGGMAMVGGMTRVDRDVPPYCLVEGHPGRVRGLNRVGLRRRGLDRKDQGQEIKQLQDIWSLLYRSDHVIAEGLRLAREQPLMPLADHLCSFLEGSISQGRRGPMPAVGGR
- the lpxB gene encoding lipid-A-disaccharide synthase; translated protein: MVRVLISTGEVSGDLQGSLLVQALHRQARLRSLDLEVLALGGPRMHAAGAELLADTAPLGSIGLLEHLPQVVPTLKLQSRVNRELSARPPDAVVLIDYMGANVRLGKRLRRKLPQVPITYYIAPQEWAWRMNDKGTSSLLSFTDRILAIFPEEASFYASHGAQVTWVGHPLLDLAGRNPDRAEACRQLGLDPKERLLLLMPASRPQELRYLMPVLAEVAARLQARDPKLMVMVPAGLSRFERELQEALEAADVRGRVIPAADADALKPSLFSAADLALGKSGTVNLELALQGVPQVVGYRVSRMTAWVARHLLRFHVDHISPVNLLLKERLVPEFLQEDFSADQLIAQAIPLLESTDERQRMLIGYERLRQTLGEPGVTDRAAAAILDQLST